A genome region from Manihot esculenta cultivar AM560-2 chromosome 5, M.esculenta_v8, whole genome shotgun sequence includes the following:
- the LOC110614345 gene encoding UDP-arabinopyranose mutase 3, with protein sequence MAESSVKPTPLLKDELDIVIPTIRNLDFLEMWRPFFEQYHLIIVQDGDPTKTIKVPDGFDYELYNRNDINRILGPKASCISFKDSACRCFGYMVSKKKYIYTIDDDCFVAKDPSGKEINALEQHIKNLLTPSTPHFFNTLYDPYREGADFVRGYPFSLREGVTTAVSHGLWLNIPDYDAPTQLVKPLERNTRYVDAVLTVPKGTLFPMCGMNLAFNRELIGPAMYFGLMGDGQPVGRYDDMWAGWCMKVICDHMGWGVKTGLPYIWHSKASNPFVNLKKEYNGIFWQEELIPFFQSAVLPKECTTVQKCYIELAKQVKEKLGKTDPYFIKLADAMVTWIEAWDELNSSDAKPAKLPNGTANRRIQKPVI encoded by the exons ATGGCAGAATCTTCTGTCAAACCCACTCCTCTCTTGAAAGATGAGCTTGATATAGTGATACCCACAATTAGAAACCTCGATttcttggagatgtggaggccATTCTTTGAGCAATATCACTTGATCATTGTCCAAGATGGTGACCCAACAAAGACCATCAAGGTCCCTGATGGTTTTGACTATGAGCTCTACAATAGGAACGACATTAATAGGATTCTGGGTCCTAAGGCCTCATGCATTTCATTCAAGGACTCTGCTTGTCGCTGCTTTGGTTACATGGTCTCAAAGAAGAAATACATCTACACTATTGACGATGATTGCTTT GTTGCCAAAGACCCGTCAGGCAAAGAGATCAATGCACTAGAGCAGCACATAAAAAACCTTCTGACACCATCCACTCCACATTTCTTCAATACTCTCTATGATCCATACAGAGAAGGTGCAGACTTTGTTCGTGGATATCCTTTCAGTCTCCGAGAGGGTGTTACCACTGCTGTTTCTCATGGTCTCTGGCTTAACATTCCTGATTATGATGCTCCCACCCAGCTTGTGAAGCCTCTGGAGAGAAATACAAG GTATGTTGATGCTGTTCTGACTGTACCCAAAGGAACCTTGTTCCCAATGTGTGGCATGAACCTGGCATTTAACCGTGAGTTGATTGGCCCTGCAATGTACTTTGGGCTCATGGGTGATGGTCAGCCAGTTGGCCGCTATGATGATATGTGGGCTGGCTGGTGCATGAAG GTGATATGTGACCACATGGGTTGGGGTGTTAAGACCGGGCTGCCCTACATATGGCACAGCAAAGCAAGCAACCCGTTTGTTAACCTGAAAAAGGAGTACAATGGAATATTTTGGCAGGAAGAGCTGATCCCATTCTTCCAATCTGCAGTCCTTCCAAAGGAATGCACTACTGTTCAAAAATGCTACATTGAACTTGCCAAGCAGGTGAAGGAAAAGCTTGGGAAGACAGATCCTTACTTTATTAAACTAGCAGATGCCATGGTCACTTGGATTGAAGCTTGGGATGAACTCAACTCTTCTGATGCAAAACCTGCAAAGCTACCTAATGGCACTGCCAATAGAAGAATTCAAAAACCAGTTATTTAG